In Xyrauchen texanus isolate HMW12.3.18 chromosome 27, RBS_HiC_50CHRs, whole genome shotgun sequence, one genomic interval encodes:
- the LOC127620936 gene encoding centromere protein H-like: MSSNNHDETSSDVDAVSDGVTPTHLLKMKAIMENQCFEMNVKVSMGKHKGSCEADADLSRYESEIEQARLSHFNKTLVLNRMQIWNAITEKIIQNDADAEPFKALTNQNTELCEKTMAILKETRELQDQITDLQKERLDLKGQIKKKMQEINELKQVKENQGEVQQRAKERAEAVLQKYQKVTTILQNVLRGTILASKVNWRDDPKLRDIAMGLENIPN; encoded by the exons ATGAGTTCCAATAATCATGATGAAACCTCATCAGATGTGGATGCTGTTTCTGATGGGGTAACACCCACACATTTATTAAA AATGAAAGCAATAATGGAAAACCAGTGTTTTGAGATGAATGTCAAAGTCAGCATGG GAAAACACAAAGGGTCATGTGAAGCTGATGCAGATCT ATCCAGATATGAAAGTGAAATAGAGCAGGCAAGGCTCTCACACTTCAACAAAACCCTTGTATTGAACAG AATGCAGATTTGGAATGCCATCACTGAGAAGATCATTCAGAATGATGCAGATGCTGA GCCATTTAAGGCACTGACCAACCAGAACACCGAGCTCTGTGAAAAGACCATGGCAATTTTAAAG GAAACACGAGAGCTTCAGGACCAGATCACAGATCTCCAAAAAGAAAGACTTG ATCTAAAAGGACAGATAAAGAAGAAAATGCAGGAGATAAATGAATTGAAACAGGTCAAGGAAAATCAGGGAGAGGTTCAGCAGAGGGCTAAGGAAAGAGCTGAAGCAGTCCTACAGAAATATCAGAAGGTCACAACCATTTTACAAAATGTGCTCCGG GGAACTATACTTGCCAGTAAAGTGAACTGGAGAGATGATCCTAAATTAAGGGACATTGCAATGGGACTGGAGAACATACCCAACTGA
- the LOC127620937 gene encoding alpha-ketoglutarate dehydrogenase component 4-like has product MGSKVSGKMAAASRVVQVVRPHAPLMKFPDRKGFPRPNVQEALNVLAASIPKIFPSAPPPATSISPPPRPPGPVARLPGTPDSIAVVSDLPQRYRRRTLALEEMDFIQRGGPE; this is encoded by the exons ATGGGAAGCAAAGTGAGTGGCAAGATGGCAGCTGCCAGTCGGGTCGTGCAG GTTGTGCGACCGCATGCACCTTTAATGAAATTCCCAGATCGAAAAGGTTTCCCCAGGCCAAATG TACAAGAGGCACTAAATGTGCTTGCAGCAAGTATCCCAAAGATCTTTCCATCTGCACCTCCACCTGCAACATCTATATCACCTCCACCCAGACCACCAGGACCTGTCGCCCGACTCCCTGGCACCCCTGACAGTATTGCTGTAGTTAGCGATCTCCCTCAGAGATACCGCAGAAGAACCCTTGCATTGGAAGAAATGGACTTCATCCAG CGTGGTGGACCTGAGTGA